A window from Thermoanaerobacterales bacterium encodes these proteins:
- the malQ gene encoding 4-alpha-glucanotransferase produces MDLLHRLAGLYGIEIPPENTAGCAAREPHVLLEALKALGAPVETLADVPRALRERRLMRWRRSCEPVAVAWDGEPARLELRLPAGRADGTAECRLDLEDGRGIHLTCNLDRLPAVKAASVDGERYEARRLTLPPGLPWGYHRLTLRLPGGIRETLLISAPRRVYVPPAGREAGIWGCFLPLYALRSGRNWGAGDFTDLEHLLRWCRKVGAGMAGTLPLLPAFLDEPFDPSPYAPVSRLFWNEFYLDVTCVPEVRRCREARELLDSPEFRQEIDALREAPLVDYRRVMAAKRAVLERCARRFFTEGARRQADLWHWVDENPGVRDYARFRAAVEHRGTGWPAWPERMRAGDLREGDYDAEAERYHLYVQWLAEGQFGELLRAARRSGQKLYLDFPLGVRADGYDVWRERKAFALGASAGAPPDLLCGEGQVWGFPPLHPERIREQGYRYYIAGLRHHMEHTGVLRLDHVMGLHRLYWVPRGLTAREGVYVRYRAEEFYAILALESRRHRTLIVGEDLGTVPGYVRPAMARHNVLGMYVLQFETAADPRRALRPVPAAVLASLNTHDTPPFAAFWQAKDIRSKLALSAYLYRLGRLDVLTVKARPVLRACLAHLAASPSRVLLVNLEDLWLETEPQNVPGTGDDNLNWRRKARRSLEDFRCDPEVLALLRTVAGLRAGAGAWLRRLSRATGERVLRRGGISP; encoded by the coding sequence ATGGATTTGCTTCACCGGCTCGCAGGGCTTTACGGGATAGAAATACCCCCGGAAAACACGGCGGGTTGCGCGGCGCGGGAGCCGCACGTGCTGCTGGAGGCCCTGAAGGCGCTGGGCGCCCCGGTCGAGACTCTGGCCGACGTGCCCCGGGCGCTCCGGGAACGCCGCCTGATGAGATGGCGGCGTTCCTGTGAACCGGTGGCCGTGGCGTGGGACGGGGAACCCGCCCGCCTGGAACTGCGGCTTCCGGCGGGACGGGCGGACGGTACGGCCGAGTGCCGGCTGGACCTTGAGGACGGCCGGGGCATACACCTGACCTGTAACCTGGACCGTTTGCCCGCAGTGAAGGCCGCTTCGGTGGACGGTGAAAGATACGAGGCCCGCCGGTTGACCCTGCCCCCCGGGCTGCCCTGGGGATACCACCGGCTGACTCTCCGCCTGCCCGGCGGAATACGGGAGACGCTGCTCATCTCCGCTCCCCGGAGGGTCTATGTTCCGCCTGCCGGGCGTGAGGCCGGCATCTGGGGATGCTTTCTTCCCCTTTATGCTCTCCGTTCCGGGAGAAACTGGGGCGCGGGCGATTTCACCGACCTGGAACACTTGCTGCGGTGGTGCCGCAAGGTGGGGGCCGGTATGGCGGGTACCCTTCCGCTCCTGCCCGCCTTTCTGGACGAGCCCTTCGACCCCAGCCCCTACGCGCCGGTCAGCCGCCTGTTCTGGAACGAGTTTTACCTCGACGTGACGTGCGTCCCGGAGGTCCGGAGGTGCCGTGAGGCACGGGAACTGCTGGATTCCCCGGAGTTCCGGCAGGAGATCGACGCCCTCCGCGAGGCGCCGCTGGTGGACTACCGGCGGGTGATGGCCGCCAAGCGGGCCGTCCTGGAACGCTGCGCCCGGCGCTTTTTCACCGAGGGTGCCCGGCGACAGGCGGACTTGTGGCACTGGGTTGACGAAAACCCCGGGGTCCGGGACTACGCCCGTTTCCGCGCCGCCGTAGAGCACCGGGGGACCGGTTGGCCGGCTTGGCCCGAACGGATGCGGGCGGGGGACCTCCGGGAGGGGGACTATGACGCGGAGGCCGAACGCTACCACCTGTACGTCCAGTGGCTGGCCGAGGGCCAGTTCGGCGAGCTGTTACGGGCGGCACGGCGCTCCGGGCAAAAACTGTACCTTGACTTCCCGCTGGGCGTAAGGGCCGACGGGTACGACGTCTGGCGGGAGCGCAAGGCCTTTGCCCTCGGGGCCAGCGCCGGGGCGCCGCCCGATCTCTTATGCGGCGAGGGCCAGGTCTGGGGCTTTCCCCCGCTGCACCCGGAGCGCATCCGGGAGCAGGGGTACCGTTACTACATTGCCGGCCTGCGCCACCACATGGAGCATACCGGTGTCCTGCGCCTGGACCATGTTATGGGCCTGCACCGCCTCTACTGGGTGCCCAGGGGGCTCACGGCCCGCGAGGGCGTCTATGTCCGCTACCGGGCCGAGGAGTTCTACGCCATCCTGGCGCTGGAGTCCAGGCGGCACCGTACCCTGATCGTCGGGGAAGACCTGGGCACCGTTCCCGGCTACGTAAGGCCGGCTATGGCCAGACACAACGTCCTGGGCATGTACGTCCTGCAGTTCGAGACCGCCGCCGACCCGCGCCGGGCGCTGCGGCCCGTCCCCGCCGCCGTTCTGGCATCCCTGAACACCCACGATACGCCGCCGTTCGCCGCCTTCTGGCAGGCCAAAGACATTCGGTCCAAGCTGGCTCTGTCCGCTTACCTCTACCGCCTGGGCCGGCTGGACGTTCTCACGGTAAAGGCGAGACCGGTGTTGCGGGCGTGCCTGGCGCACCTGGCGGCGAGCCCGTCCCGGGTCCTACTGGTCAACCTGGAGGACCTCTGGCTGGAGACCGAGCCCCAGAACGTTCCCGGCACCGGGGACGATAACCTCAACTGGCGGCGGAAGGCGCGTCGCTCCCTTGAAGACTTCCGCTGCGATCCCGAAGTGCTTGCGCTCCTGCGCACGGTGGCCGGCCTCCGGGCCGGCGCCGGGGCGTGGCTGCGCCGGCTTTCCCGGGCCACCGGGGAGCGGGTGTTGCGCCGGGGAGGCATCAGCCCGTGA
- the treZ gene encoding malto-oligosyltrehalose trehalohydrolase has product MTAGPRLGAVYLGDGCCRFCVWAPRAAFVAVSVVAPRKFQVPLARGDRGYHYGTVDGVEPGSLYFYLLEGQDGPKERPDPASRYQPRGVHGPSQVVDPRGFAWSDRCWFGPAQDGLVFYELHVGTFTPEGTFDAVIPYVEELKDLGATALELMPVAQFPGERNWGYDGVYPFAVQDSYGGPDGLRRMVDACHRQGLAVFLDVVYNHLGPEGNYLADFGPYFTDRYRTPWGDALNFDGPHADEVRRFFIENALYWIRDFHIDGLRLDAVHAITDKAALPFLEELGAVVHREAERLGRRVYVVAESDLNDARLVRPRALGGYGLDAQWSDDFHHSLHSLLTGERNGYYRDFGALEHLAKAFRQGYVYTGQYSSFRKRRHGGPGPGKARRLVVYAQNHDQVGNRARGERLSTLVPFDALKPAAAVVLLSPFIPLLFMGEEYGETAPFQYFTSHSDPSLVEAVREGRRAEFADFMEEGEVPDPQDEATFRRSRLNRDLLRLERHRALRAFYRELLTLRREMPALAGRDPDGLEVSAHEKARVLFVRLRAGGDEVCLILSFNYGPVSPTLPVPPGRWRKCLDAAEERWLGDGGTVPDTLVSIGEVRFALGPWACLLLQRVGES; this is encoded by the coding sequence GTGACCGCCGGGCCGCGTCTGGGCGCCGTCTACCTGGGGGACGGATGCTGCCGGTTTTGTGTCTGGGCGCCCCGCGCCGCGTTCGTAGCGGTCAGTGTCGTTGCGCCTCGCAAGTTCCAGGTGCCGCTGGCCCGCGGGGATCGGGGCTACCATTACGGTACGGTCGATGGGGTGGAGCCGGGCAGTCTTTACTTCTATCTCCTTGAGGGACAAGACGGGCCAAAGGAACGGCCGGACCCCGCCTCGCGGTACCAGCCCCGGGGCGTCCACGGCCCTTCGCAGGTTGTGGATCCGCGGGGTTTCGCCTGGTCGGACCGGTGCTGGTTCGGCCCGGCGCAGGACGGCCTGGTCTTTTACGAACTGCACGTGGGCACCTTCACCCCCGAGGGGACCTTCGACGCCGTAATTCCCTACGTTGAGGAACTGAAAGACCTGGGCGCCACGGCCCTGGAACTGATGCCGGTGGCCCAGTTCCCCGGGGAGCGCAACTGGGGATATGACGGGGTTTACCCCTTCGCCGTCCAGGACTCCTACGGCGGGCCCGACGGCCTGCGGCGCATGGTGGACGCCTGTCACCGGCAGGGGCTGGCCGTGTTCCTTGACGTTGTCTACAACCACCTGGGGCCCGAGGGGAACTACCTGGCGGACTTCGGTCCCTACTTCACCGACCGCTACCGTACCCCCTGGGGCGACGCGCTCAACTTCGACGGGCCGCACGCCGACGAAGTCCGGCGCTTCTTCATTGAAAACGCCCTCTACTGGATCCGGGACTTCCATATCGACGGGCTGCGGCTGGACGCGGTGCACGCCATCACCGACAAGGCGGCGCTGCCCTTCCTGGAGGAACTGGGTGCCGTGGTGCACCGGGAGGCTGAGCGGCTGGGCCGACGGGTCTACGTCGTCGCCGAGAGCGACCTGAACGACGCCCGCCTGGTAAGGCCGCGCGCCCTCGGCGGCTACGGCCTTGACGCCCAGTGGAGCGACGACTTCCACCACTCCCTGCACAGCCTGCTTACGGGGGAGAGGAACGGCTACTACCGGGACTTCGGCGCCCTCGAGCACCTGGCCAAGGCCTTCCGCCAGGGCTACGTTTACACCGGCCAGTATTCCTCTTTCCGGAAACGACGGCACGGCGGACCGGGCCCGGGCAAGGCGCGGCGGCTTGTCGTTTACGCCCAGAACCACGACCAGGTGGGCAACCGCGCGCGGGGCGAGCGGCTGTCCACACTTGTCCCTTTCGACGCCCTGAAACCGGCGGCCGCGGTGGTCCTGCTTTCCCCGTTCATTCCTCTCCTGTTTATGGGGGAAGAATACGGGGAGACGGCGCCCTTTCAATACTTCACCAGCCATTCCGACCCGTCCCTGGTAGAGGCGGTACGCGAGGGGCGCCGGGCCGAATTCGCCGACTTTATGGAGGAAGGCGAGGTGCCGGACCCCCAGGACGAGGCCACCTTCCGCCGTTCCCGGCTGAACCGTGACCTGCTCCGGCTGGAGCGGCACCGGGCGCTGCGGGCGTTTTACCGCGAACTGCTGACGCTGCGCCGGGAGATGCCGGCGCTGGCCGGACGGGACCCGGACGGCCTGGAGGTATCGGCGCACGAAAAGGCAAGGGTGCTGTTCGTCCGCCTCCGGGCCGGGGGGGACGAGGTGTGCCTGATCCTTTCCTTTAATTATGGACCGGTGTCACCGACCCTGCCCGTCCCCCCCGGCCGGTGGCGCAAATGCCTGGACGCCGCCGAGGAACGCTGGCTGGGAGACGGGGGCACGGTGCCGGACACACTGGTGTCGATAGGAGAGGTCCGGTTTGCGCTGGGCCCCTGGGCCTGCCTCCTATTACAACGCGTGGGGGAGTCGTAG